The Vibrio pomeroyi genome window below encodes:
- the tyrA gene encoding bifunctional chorismate mutase/prephenate dehydrogenase — MAVELNELRDQIDAVDKQMLDLLAQRLALVEKVGEVKSEHGLPIYVPEREAAMLASRRQEAEKIGVPPQLIEDILRRTMRESYASEKDSGFKCLNPELRSVVIVGGNGQLGGLFGRMFKLSGYEVKILGSQDWDRADEILDNAGLVVVTVPIHLTEGVIAKLGNLPSDCILCDLTSIKSKPLQAMMNMHQGPVVGLHPMFGPDVPSLAKQVIVYSDGRGSESYQWLLNQFGIWGASLCQMDAAEHDHGMTLIQALRHFTSFAYGLHLSKENPNIDQLLKLSSPIYRLEIAMVGRLFAQDPNLYGDIILSSDENIEMIRRFHSCFGEALEILDGKDKAKFVESFNQVSDWFGDYSQQFLQESQSLLKQAHDSIHRG, encoded by the coding sequence ATGGCCGTTGAACTGAACGAATTACGCGACCAAATCGATGCTGTCGATAAACAAATGCTGGATTTACTTGCTCAGCGATTGGCTCTAGTAGAGAAAGTCGGTGAAGTAAAAAGTGAACATGGTTTACCTATTTATGTACCAGAGCGCGAAGCGGCAATGCTGGCATCTCGTCGTCAAGAGGCCGAGAAAATAGGGGTTCCACCACAGCTAATCGAAGATATTTTGCGTCGTACTATGCGTGAGTCTTATGCCAGTGAAAAAGATTCTGGTTTTAAGTGTCTTAACCCAGAGTTACGTTCAGTGGTTATCGTTGGTGGTAATGGTCAACTTGGCGGTCTGTTTGGCCGTATGTTTAAGCTTTCTGGCTACGAAGTGAAAATCCTTGGCAGCCAAGATTGGGATAGAGCCGATGAGATCTTAGACAACGCAGGGCTTGTGGTTGTTACCGTTCCAATCCACCTAACGGAAGGTGTGATTGCAAAACTGGGTAACCTACCAAGCGATTGTATTCTTTGTGATTTAACATCGATTAAGTCAAAACCTCTGCAAGCAATGATGAACATGCACCAAGGCCCGGTGGTTGGTTTACACCCAATGTTTGGCCCTGATGTTCCAAGTCTAGCGAAACAAGTGATTGTTTACAGTGATGGACGTGGCTCTGAAAGCTACCAATGGCTGCTGAATCAATTTGGTATTTGGGGCGCAAGCCTATGCCAGATGGATGCCGCTGAGCATGATCATGGTATGACCTTGATTCAAGCACTGCGCCACTTCACCTCATTTGCTTACGGTTTACACCTAAGTAAAGAGAACCCAAACATTGATCAGCTTCTGAAGCTAAGCTCGCCAATCTACCGACTTGAGATTGCGATGGTTGGTCGTCTGTTTGCTCAAGACCCGAACTTGTACGGAGACATCATTCTGTCTTCGGACGAGAACATTGAGATGATTCGACGCTTCCACAGCTGTTTCGGAGAAGCGTTAGAAATCTTAGATGGTAAAGATAAAGCTAAGTTTGTTGAGAGCTTTAACCAAGTGAGTGATTGGTTTGGTGATTACTCGCAGCAATTCTTGCAAGAGAGCCAAAGCTTGTTGAAACAAGCACATGACTCGATTCACCGTGGCTAA